A genomic segment from uncultured Marinifilum sp. encodes:
- the hemN gene encoding oxygen-independent coproporphyrinogen III oxidase, producing the protein MDKELLIKKYNVPVPRYTSYPTVPFWGDKKPEVSEWLKVVKRSFDESNASKGISIYVHLPYCERLCTYCACTKVITKNHDLEESYIEAVLEEWKIYLNTFGDRPLLRELHLGGGTPTFFSPKNLKKLINGLKENADLHPDYEFSFEGHPNNTTREHLQALYDVGFRRVSYGVQDFDPEVQHIINRKQSFEVVKEVTEAAREIGYKSVNFDLIYGLPKQKLSSVRDTFEKVAELKPDRIAYYSYAHVPWKTKGQRMFTDADIPDSTAKRALYDLGKERLAELNYSDIGMDHFSLPHDELFVAREEKRLHRNFMGYNTSHTELLIGLGASSISDAKYAYAQNTKAIKDYENAAGKGELDLVKGYFLTKEDVSIKRAILDITCRRELFFTDDLKKYLPETIIEELTIMKEEGIIELDEEKLTVTDLGMIFLRNIAKPFDNKLRYSQKGGDKMFSKAI; encoded by the coding sequence ATGGACAAAGAACTCTTAATCAAAAAATATAACGTACCAGTACCACGATATACTAGCTACCCTACTGTTCCTTTTTGGGGAGATAAAAAACCCGAAGTTTCGGAATGGCTAAAAGTGGTAAAACGTAGTTTCGATGAATCGAATGCCAGCAAAGGAATTAGTATTTACGTGCACTTACCCTATTGCGAACGCCTGTGTACCTATTGTGCCTGCACAAAAGTGATTACTAAAAATCATGATCTTGAAGAAAGTTATATAGAGGCAGTTTTAGAGGAATGGAAAATTTACCTGAATACTTTTGGCGATAGACCTCTACTTCGCGAATTACATTTAGGTGGCGGAACACCAACTTTCTTTAGTCCCAAAAATCTGAAAAAGCTAATTAACGGATTAAAAGAAAATGCAGATTTGCATCCCGATTATGAATTTAGCTTCGAGGGACATCCAAACAATACCACTCGCGAACACCTACAAGCATTATACGATGTGGGTTTTAGAAGGGTAAGTTATGGTGTTCAGGATTTCGATCCTGAGGTACAGCATATTATTAATCGCAAACAAAGTTTCGAAGTTGTTAAAGAAGTAACCGAAGCTGCAAGAGAAATTGGTTACAAATCGGTGAATTTTGATTTGATATACGGATTACCAAAACAAAAGCTAAGCTCGGTTAGAGATACTTTCGAGAAGGTTGCAGAGCTTAAACCCGATAGAATTGCCTATTATTCTTATGCTCATGTACCTTGGAAAACCAAAGGTCAGCGTATGTTTACCGATGCCGATATTCCCGATAGTACAGCCAAACGTGCTTTATACGATTTGGGTAAAGAAAGGCTGGCAGAATTAAATTACAGCGACATAGGTATGGATCATTTCTCTCTGCCTCACGACGAATTGTTTGTGGCACGTGAAGAAAAGAGACTACACCGAAATTTTATGGGGTACAACACTTCACACACCGAACTTTTAATTGGTTTGGGAGCCTCGTCAATCTCCGATGCAAAATATGCTTATGCGCAAAATACTAAAGCCATTAAAGATTACGAAAACGCTGCTGGTAAAGGCGAATTAGATTTGGTAAAAGGCTATTTCCTTACCAAGGAAGATGTAAGCATAAAACGTGCAATTCTCGATATTACCTGCCGCCGTGAATTGTTTTTTACTGATGATCTGAAAAAATATCTTCCTGAAACTATTATAGAAGAATTAACTATAATGAAAGAGGAAGGAATAATAGAACTAGACGAAGAAAAACTAACAGTTACCGACTTAGGCATGATTTTCCTGAGAAACATTGCCAAACCATTCGATAACAAATTGCGCTATTCGCAAAAAGGTGGGGATAAGATGTTTTCTAAGGCGATATAA
- a CDS encoding PAS domain S-box protein, with protein MTDKDETKFNLYKALVLNSGDVMFLFDQKGKILEVNNSACQYLKYSREELLDLSVPDIAPEFQTLGIIDVYLKKLEKSKFLKIKSTNKRKDGSVFSSEISLSLLTDNGQYLVFGIARDISEYEQDKNNLSDYIDTLDSIHSILEQAENIEEMLSEVLSLIQEVFKIDRAFIISSPKLEDHYVINSFEIVKNPFKKIFTNKNDRNDLAYSEKIYQQIRTIKSDVYLSSTFKEADSNVAHSELIVPMYKIGANPYLLGIHQCSYDRKWSELEQKLFLEISRRLSYAIVSMFSNYKVQQSEEKYKILFDNAPLGYHSLDKNGDFVDVNQTWLNLLGYEKDEVIGKNYADLLHPDYCENFVNNFPKLKSRGYVHDVHFKLRHKNGNYIPIALEGGTGCHPDGSFKQTYCVIQDITARIKAEEELKASEAKLRYFIEQAPFPLSLVNSLSREVNYLNNSFLDVFGYSLEDISTLDRWWKLAFPNPDYREFVIKKWEDTIGLNAEAKTDSISEVYNISCKDGSVKQTLVSGIALGNEFLSILVDISAQKKNEQELIIAKERAEESEKLKSAFLANMSHEIRTPMNGILGFADLLKSPKLSGEKQQKYIDIILKSGDRMLSTINDIIEVSKIETNQVQPSNIQVNINAVIDHYYDFFEPEVKEKELSFNCSKALPAEQSVILTDQLMLDSILSNLIKNAIKYTVTGSIDFGYRDKGNYLEFFVKDTGIGIAANMQSIIFERFRQVDISNEGTIEGAGLGLSISKAYVEMLGGKISLKSELGKGSEFIFTIPVKRSESKKIDVDRSSFVCEIDGKKLKVLIAEDDEYAREYLSILLKRISGEILLAENGEMAVELASKHSDIDLILMDMKMPKLSGYEATKQIRENNKTVPIIAQTAFALAGDREKTLQAGCNDFISKPVSADHLYGAVNRLIYSK; from the coding sequence ATGACTGATAAGGATGAAACAAAGTTTAATTTATACAAAGCATTAGTTTTAAATTCGGGTGATGTAATGTTTTTGTTCGACCAGAAAGGTAAAATTCTTGAGGTAAATAATTCTGCATGTCAATATTTAAAATATTCAAGAGAGGAATTGTTAGATCTTTCTGTTCCTGATATTGCTCCTGAATTTCAAACACTAGGAATAATAGATGTTTATTTAAAAAAACTAGAGAAAAGTAAGTTTTTAAAAATAAAATCTACGAATAAAAGAAAAGATGGAAGTGTTTTTTCTTCAGAGATTAGTTTATCCTTACTTACTGATAATGGACAATATTTAGTATTTGGAATTGCCCGAGACATTTCAGAATATGAGCAGGACAAAAATAACTTATCGGATTATATTGATACATTAGATAGCATTCACTCAATTTTAGAACAAGCTGAAAATATTGAGGAAATGTTATCTGAAGTGCTTAGTTTAATACAAGAGGTTTTTAAAATAGATCGTGCTTTTATTATTTCGTCACCAAAATTAGAGGATCATTATGTGATTAATTCTTTTGAGATAGTTAAAAATCCGTTCAAGAAAATTTTTACCAATAAAAATGATCGAAATGATTTAGCATACAGTGAAAAGATTTATCAACAAATAAGAACAATTAAGTCTGATGTATATTTATCATCAACCTTTAAGGAAGCTGATAGCAATGTAGCACATTCCGAACTAATTGTTCCAATGTATAAAATTGGTGCTAATCCATATTTATTGGGAATACATCAATGTTCTTACGACCGAAAGTGGAGCGAATTAGAGCAAAAGTTATTCCTGGAAATTAGTCGTAGGTTATCCTATGCTATTGTTAGTATGTTTAGTAATTATAAAGTACAGCAGAGCGAGGAAAAATATAAAATACTATTCGATAATGCTCCTTTGGGCTATCATTCTTTAGATAAAAATGGAGATTTTGTAGATGTAAATCAAACCTGGCTTAATTTATTAGGTTATGAAAAAGATGAGGTAATTGGTAAAAATTATGCCGATTTACTTCATCCTGATTATTGCGAAAATTTTGTAAATAATTTTCCTAAACTAAAGTCCAGAGGTTATGTACATGATGTTCATTTTAAACTAAGACATAAAAATGGCAATTATATTCCTATTGCTCTAGAAGGCGGTACCGGATGTCATCCCGATGGCAGTTTTAAACAGACCTATTGTGTAATTCAGGATATTACTGCTAGAATTAAGGCAGAGGAAGAACTAAAGGCAAGTGAAGCAAAGCTGAGGTATTTTATTGAACAGGCTCCTTTTCCTCTTAGTTTGGTAAATAGCTTATCAAGAGAAGTGAACTATTTAAATAATAGTTTTTTAGATGTGTTTGGATATTCCCTCGAAGATATTTCTACTTTGGATAGGTGGTGGAAATTGGCATTTCCAAATCCCGATTATCGTGAATTTGTAATTAAAAAATGGGAAGATACCATTGGCTTAAATGCCGAGGCAAAAACAGATTCAATTTCTGAAGTATACAATATTTCTTGTAAAGATGGGAGTGTTAAACAAACATTAGTATCTGGAATTGCTCTTGGTAATGAGTTCTTAAGCATATTGGTAGATATATCTGCTCAGAAAAAAAATGAACAGGAATTAATTATTGCAAAGGAAAGAGCAGAAGAGAGTGAAAAGTTAAAATCGGCCTTCCTAGCAAATATGAGTCATGAAATTAGGACTCCAATGAATGGAATTCTGGGTTTTGCAGATTTATTAAAATCACCAAAATTGAGTGGTGAGAAACAACAAAAATACATAGATATTATTCTTAAAAGTGGCGATAGAATGCTATCTACAATAAATGATATTATTGAGGTTTCTAAAATTGAAACAAATCAGGTTCAACCATCAAATATTCAGGTAAATATTAATGCTGTTATCGATCATTATTATGATTTTTTTGAACCTGAAGTTAAAGAGAAAGAATTATCATTTAATTGCAGCAAAGCACTGCCAGCAGAACAGTCTGTTATTTTAACCGATCAGTTAATGTTAGATTCAATTTTGAGTAATCTAATAAAAAATGCAATTAAATATACTGTAACAGGAAGTATCGATTTTGGTTATCGTGATAAGGGAAATTACCTCGAATTTTTTGTGAAAGATACGGGAATTGGAATTGCTGCCAATATGCAGAGTATAATTTTCGAAAGATTTAGGCAAGTTGATATTTCCAACGAAGGTACTATAGAAGGTGCAGGTTTAGGTCTTTCCATAAGTAAGGCTTATGTTGAGATGCTAGGAGGAAAAATCTCTCTTAAATCGGAACTTGGTAAAGGATCGGAATTTATATTTACAATTCCTGTAAAAAGAAGTGAATCGAAAAAAATAGATGTAGATAGATCAAGTTTTGTTTGTGAGATAGATGGTAAAAAACTAAAAGTTCTTATTGCCGAAGACGATGAGTATGCCAGAGAGTATTTATCTATTTTATTAAAACGGATAAGTGGCGAAATTTTATTGGCCGAAAATGGGGAAATGGCTGTTGAATTGGCTTCTAAACATTCTGATATAGACTTGATTTTAATGGATATGAAAATGCCAAAATTAAGTGGTTACGAGGCTACCAAACAAATTAGAGAGAATAATAAAACGGTTCCTATAATAGCACAAACAGCTTTTGCACTTGCTGGCGATCGTGAAAAAACTTTACAGGCGGGTTGTAATGATTTTATATCCAAACCTGTTAGTGCTGATCATTTATATGGCGCAGTTAATCGCTTGATTTATAGCAAGTAA